A genomic window from Lotus japonicus ecotype B-129 chromosome 1, LjGifu_v1.2 includes:
- the LOC130727848 gene encoding uncharacterized protein LOC130727848, translating to MVVAPNHATVILILQLLIALQVLIFSPAGADYIPPAKPDGFVYLNRRSFNFDSILIEAFYDPLCPDSRDSWPPLKQALHDYGSGVSLVVHLLPLPYHDNAYVASRALHVVNALNSSATFPLLELLFKDQEKFYGAQTRNLSRASIQEEFVKSATEVIGSSFYTSVKNGFNDSKTDHQTRISFKYAASRGVYGTPFFYVNGFLLPDVGDSIDYKTWKKIIDPLVGAEKNVKNEESLHFFL from the exons ATGGTGGTGGCACCGAACCACGCGACGGTGATACTGATACTGCAATTACTTATTGCGTTGCAGGTTTTGATTTTCTCACCGGCCGGCGCTGATTACATACCGCCGGCGAAACCGGATGGGTTCGTTTACCTGAACCGCCGCTCCTTCAATTTCGACTCGATTTTGATCGAAGCGTTTTATGATCCTTTGTGCCCAGATAGCAGAGATTCCTGGCCACCTCTCAAACAAGCTCTTCATGACTATGGCTCTGGCGTTTCCCTCGTTGTTCACCTTCTCCCTTTACC TTACCATGACAATGCTTATGTTGCATCTCGAGCTTTACATGTTGTGAATGCATTGAATAGTTCTGCAACATTCCCCTTGCTGGAGTTGTTATTCAAGGACCAG GAGAAATTCTATGGTGCTCAAACACGGAACTTATCTAGGGCTTCTATTCAAGAGGAGTTTGTTAAGTCTGCAACAGAAGTAATTGGAAGCTCTTTCTATACTTCCGTAAAGAATGGCTTCAATGACTCAAAAACCGATCATCAGACCAGGATTTCGTTTAAG TATGCTGCTTCAAGAGGGGTCTACGGAACACCCTTTTTCTATGTCAATGGATTCTTGTTGCCTGATGTAGGAGACTCCATTGACTACAAAACTTGGAAGAAGATCATTGACCCGTTGGTTGGGGCGgagaaaaatgtaaaaaatgaaGAATCCCTTCACTTCTTCTTGTAA
- the LOC130727849 gene encoding protein ALP1-like isoform X1 encodes MNQKQRRMLTYLIMETTFYQMVGVCFAIAMAVSSSAQWFYENSCLRQLPISGEGLRGELLQRLINRDDVTCIDQLRMDIRSFNLLCALLRNEGKLKGDGLVTIEEQVAMFLHILAHHSKNRVIKFLFKRSGETISMYFNKVLNSVVRVHASLLRAPDPVLEDCLDERWKWFKNCLGALDGTHIEVNVPAIDKPRYRNRKGDISTNVLGVCARDMRFIYVLPGWEGSASDSRILRDAISKRNGLKVRTGYYYLVDAGYANSEGFLAPYRGYRYHRSEWKRGSTPQCKEELFNMRHSMARNVIERTFGLLKMRWQYLEVGLFIHSKSKTT; translated from the exons ATGAATCAAAAGCAGCGTCGAATGTTAACATATTTAATTATGGAAACTACGTTCTATCAGATGGTGGGGGTTTGTTTTGCCATTGCAATGGCAGTTAGCTCTTCTGCACAATGGTTTTATGAAAATAGTTGTCTTAGGCAACTACCTATAAGTGGGGAAGGTTTAAGAGGAGAGTTATTACAGAGATTGATCAATCGAGATGATGTGACATGTATTGATCAACTTCGTATGGATATTAGGTCTTTTAATTTGTTATGTGCTCTCCTCCGTAATGAAGGTAAATTGAAAGGGGATGGATTGGTCACAATTGAGGAACAAGTGGCTATGTTTCTACACATATTGGCACATCATTCAAAGAATCGTGTCATAAAGTTTCTCTTTAAGCGGTCGGGAGAAACAATTAGTATGTATTTTAATAAGGTGTTGAATAGCGTTGTACGAGTGCATGCATCACTCCTTAGAGCACCGGATCCTGTATTAGAAGATTGTTTAGATGAAAGATGGAAGTGGTTTAAG AACTGTCTTGGGGCACTAGATGGAACACACATTGAAGTTAATGTTCCAGCAATTGATAAACCAAGATATCGTAATAGAAAAGGGGATATATCTACCAACGTCCTAGGTGTATGTGCTAGAGATATGAGGTTTATATATGTGTTACCCGGATGGGAAGGATCTGCATCGGACTCAAGGATATTACGAGATGCAATTTCTAAGAGAAATGGTTTAAAAGTTCGAACAG GTTACTATTATCTCGTGGATGCTGGGTATGCGAACTCTGAAGGATTTCTTGCTCCATATAGAGGTTATCGTTACCACCGCAGTGAGTGGAAACGTGGATCCACACCACAATGTAAAGAAGAGCTCTTCAACATGAGGCACTCTATGGCTAGAAACGTGATAGAGAGAACCTTTGGATTGTTAAAGATGCGATGGCAATACTTAGAAGTCGGTCTTTTTATTCACTCAAAGTCCAAAACAACATAA
- the LOC130727846 gene encoding probable 26S proteasome non-ATPase regulatory subunit 3 gives MTQDLEMKDRSTPSNSVSTPVPSTLHHLKEIASLIETGSYSKEVRRIARAVRLTIQLRRKLTASIISSFLDHVLTPGSEAHAKLSAYLPKEDDHEMEVDAATSAIQATSAIQTPAKHLLPELEIYSYLLVLLFLIDQKRYNEAKACSSASVAWLKNVNRRTVDVIASRLYFYYSYSYELTGDLAEIRGNLLALHRIATLRHDELGQETLLNLLLRNYLHYNLYDQAEKLRSKAPRFEAHSNQQFCRYLFYLGKIRTIQLEYTDAKESLLQAARKAPVAARGFRIQCNKWAVIVRLLLGEIPERTVFMQKGMENALRPYFELTNAVRIGDLELFRNIADKFATTFNADGTHNLIVRLRHNVIRTGLRNISISYSRISLADVARKLRLNSASPVADAESIVSKAIRDGAIDATLDHANGWMVSKETGDIYSTNEPQLAFNSRIAFCLNMHNEAVRALRFPPNTHKEKESAEKRRERQQQEQELAKHIAEEDDDDF, from the exons ATGACTCAAGATCTTGAGATGAAGGATCGCTCAACGCCTTCAAACTCGGTTTCGACGCCTGTTCCTTCTACTCTGCACC ATTTGAAGGAGATAGCTTCACTCATTGAGACCGGTTCTTACTCGAAAGAAGTTCGGAGAATTGCGCGTGCTGTTCGCCTCACAATTCAATTGAGGCGCAAATTGACTGCTTCGATTATCTCGTCTTTTCTCGATCATGTTCTCACTCCCGGTTCTGAGGCTCATGCCAAATTGTCTGCTTATCTTCCCAAG GAGGATGATCATGAGATGGAAGTGGATGCTGCAACTTCTGCTATTCAAGCAACTTCTGCTATTCAAACACCGGCCAAACATTTGCTTCCTGAGCTAGAAATCTACTCTTACCTTCTTGTATTACTTTTTCTGATTGATCAGAAAAGATACAATGAG GCCAAAGCCTGTTCCTCAGCTAGTGTTGCTTGGCTGAAGAACGTGAACAGAAGAACTGTTGATGTTATTGCATCCAGACTGTATTTTTACTATTCTTATAGCTATGAGCTCACGGGTGATCTTGCTGAAATTCGGGG CAATCTCCTTGCTTTGCACCGGATTGCCACCCTGCGTCATGATGAGTTGGGTCAG GAAACCCTTCTTAACCTGTTACTTCGCAACTACCTTCACTACAATCTATATGATCAGGCGGAGAAGTTAAGATCTAAGGCTCCACGGTTTGAAGCACATTCAAACCAGCAG TTCTGTCGCTATCTCTTTTACCTTGGGAAGATTCGGACGATTCAGTTGGAGTACACCGATGCGAAGGAATCTCTTCTGCAAGCTGCTCGGAAAGCTCCAGTTGCAGCACGGGGTTTCCGAATTCAATGTAACAAGTGGGCTGTGATAGTGCGTTTACTGCTGGGAGAAATACCTGAGCGGACTGTCTTTATGCAAAAAGGAATGGAGAATGCTCTGAGGCCTTACTTTGAGCTTACTAAT GCTGTCAGGATTGGAGACTTGGAGCTTTTTAGGAATATTGCAGACAAATTCGCTACCACCTTCAATGCAGACGGaactcataatttgattgtACGCCTGCGGCACAATGTCATCAGGACTGGTTTACGTAACATCAGCATCTCATACTCCCGCATCTCATTGGCAGATGTTGCTAGAAAATTGAGGTTGAACTCTGCAAGTCCCGTTGCTGATGCTGAGAGCATTGTATCAAAGGCTATCCGTGATGGGGCAATTGATGCTACATTGGATCATGCAAATGGTTGGATGGTCTCTAAGGAAACTGGAGATATTTACTCCACCAATGAGCCTCAGTTGGCTTTCAATTCTAGGATTGCCTTTTGTCTTAACATGCACAATGAGGCTGTGCGAGCCCTGCGTTTTCCGCCGAACACACACAAAGAAAAGGAAAGTGCTGAGAAGAGGAGAGAGAGGCAACAGCAAGAGCAAGAACTAGCTAAGCATATTGCAGAGGAGGATGATGACGACTTCTGA
- the LOC130727849 gene encoding uncharacterized protein At2g29880-like isoform X2, translated as MKRLKGVYNVVYDMLNQSGFGWDDEKKMIKVDSEDVWNEYIKSHPNAKDYRNARIPLLEKLAYAFGKDRATGKLAYSPADVVEELDKEEEEQAVPDDVRVEMTPTSSVNKSQCRKDDLVESQSRKKNRGANLIANSISELGNTLGKWLELSAERLAEASNSLKVDKDMFDDSRGVMDELLKMGLTDQERYAAGDKIMSMPHRVHMFWACHGEDRLKFVKSLI; from the exons ATGAAGAGGCTCAAAGGAGTTTATAATGTTGTTTATGATATGCTAAATCAAAGTGGATTTGGTTGGGATGATGAGAAGAAGATGATTAAGGTGGATAGTGAAGATGTGTGGAATGAGTATATAAAG AGTCATCCAAATGCAAAAGATTATAGGAATGCACGGATTCCACTCCTTGAAAAGCTTGCTTATGCCTTTGGAAAAGATCGTGCTACTGGAAAATTAGCTTATTCACCTGCAGATGTTGTTGAGGAATTGGataaagaagaggaagaacaagcTGTTCCTGATGATGTTAGAGTGGAGATGACCCCGACATCATCTGTTAATAAATCACAATGCAGAAAAGATGACCTTGTGGAAAGTCaatcaaggaaaaaaaacaGAGGAGCAAATCTGATTGCTAATAGTATATCTGAATTAGGAAATACTCTTGGGAAATGGCTTGAATTGAGTGCTGAAAGATTGGCTGAGGCTAGTAATAGCCTCAAAGTTGATAAAGACATGTTTGATGATTCCAGGGGCGTCATGGATGAGCTGCTGAAAATGGGTTTAACGGATCAAGAGCGTTATGCAGCTGGAGATAAGATAATGTCTATGCCTCATCGTGTGCACATGTTTTGGGCTTGTCATGGAGAGGACCGTCTCAAGTTTGTGAAGTCATTGATATAA
- the LOC130712223 gene encoding uncharacterized protein LOC130712223 — MLNHVSVALIKMSHPKSYEVDMPQERVEKMQLANVEDRHDVPIAADYTEQFTTDRVFATQDELLDWAKNVGKQLDFVIIIRRSDCGSKGRGSKGRQLAILVCEMSGKYKPYKPVLMRKGTGTKKCDCPFMLKARYTSEDGLWRLTVVCGDHKHAPAETLVGHAYAGYLTSQEKDMVGKMVDNKVKPGNMLLALKDVNPQNLTTIRQVYNERMTHIRAKRGQLSEMQHLMMLLEEDNTYKTNKYKIPLLEMVGMTSVGFTYTIGFGYMCNERELEVTWELKKLRGLQLREKDMPKVMVTDKDTALMNAVTATFPTSAHLLCQFHIAKCVKAKCKLPIEDKEMWDDVGDAWNRVMYAESAEDFNASMDFLRSLVGEHSDLMHYIKETWLPFKHKFVKYAIDRYMHMGNTTTNRYILRH, encoded by the exons ATGTTAAACCACGTCTCTGTCGCACTTATAAA AATGAGTCACCCTAAGTCATATGAAGTGGACATGCCACAAGAAAGGGTGGAAAAAATGCAATTAGCCAATGTAGAAGATCGACATGATGTGCCAATTGCAGCGGACTACACAGAACAATTTACCACAGACAGG GTTTTTGCTACTCAGGATGAGCTTTTGGATTGGGCTAAGAATGTAGGAAAGCAACTAGACTTTGTGATCATTATTAGAAGGTCTGATTGTGGAAGCAAGGGTCGTGGGAGTAAAGGCAGACAATTGGCTATTTTGGTGTGCGAGATGAGCGGCAAGTACAAACCGTACAAGCCGGTGTTGATGCGGAAGGGGACAGGAACCAAGAAATGTGATTGTCCGTTCATGCTCAAGGCGAGATACACATCAGAAGATGGTTTGTGGAGGTTGACTGTAGTATGTGGAGACCACAAGCATGCGCCAGCCGAGACTCTGGTTGGCCATGCCTATGCCGGTTACCTTACAAGTCAAGAAAAGGATATGGTGGGTAAAATGGTTGACAATAAAGTCAAGCCAGGTAACATGTTGCTGGCATTGAAGGATGTCAACCCTCAGAATCTGACTACCATAAGGCAAGTGTACAATGAGCGGATGACACACATTAGGGCCAAGAGGGGACAATTGTCAGAGATGCAGCACTTGATGATGTTGTTGGAGGAAGACAA TACATACAAGACCAACAAGTATAAGATACCATTGCTGGAGATGGTTGGTATGACATCAGTTGGATTCACATACACCATCGGTTTTGGCTACATGTGCAATGAGCGTGAACTTGAAGTTACATGGGAACTTAAAAAACTAAGGGGGTTGCAACTTAGGGAGAAGGACATGCCTAAAGTCATGGTTACTGACAAAGACACTGCTTTGATGAACGCAGTTACAGCCACATTCCCTACATCAGCTCACTTGCTATGCCAATTCCATATTGCTAAGTGTGTGAAGGCAAAGTGCAAGCTCCCTATCGAAGACAAGGAGATGTGGGATGATGTCGGGGACGCATGGAATAGAGTCATGTATGCCGAGTCAGCGGAGGATTTTAATGCGAGCATGGACTTCTTACGTTCACTTGTTGGGGAGCACTCTGATCTCATGCATTACATTAAGGAAACTTGGTTGCCGTTTAAGCACAAGTTTGTGAAGTATGCGATTGACCGATATATGCACATGGGTAACACAACTACAAACAGATACATTCTTAGACACTGA